AGAGAATTAGGTTAATGACATTTGTTATAAAACGTGAGACGTGAACATAACAAAAGGTTGAGACAAAACCCTATAAATCCAAGAGAACCACAAAAGAGTTTGTCAAGGTTTTGAGATTTGATCTCGACGGCACTAGCATCCCGTTCTGATCCAGTTTGTGTACGTGTGGATACCGGTAGAGGTATGACGTCTGGAGTGCGTAAAATCTCGACTTGGTTTATTCATCTTTCTGCTGCGAATAACCAGGTATATTCGGAACCCTAAAATCTAGATTCATTTCATGATTTGCATGAGATCTAGACAAACTAAATTCATAGGTTGATTTATAAATCGTTATAAACCGGTATGAATTCCAGCACTATCTTCTTCTTATATATACTATTATCACTTTTCCATTTTCACTTTTGGGGAGTGCAGAGAAGGAAAGACTGAGAGAGGGATCTCCGATGACTACTCTCTCTCTCTCTCTCTCTATTCTTCTTTCTTCTTCTTGATCGCTTTATGCTCTGTTCTTGGGTGTGCCTCTCGTTCATCTAAGCTGCATCTTCAGGCTTACCCAGTTGTTGACTTCTTGTATTTACATCGGATCCCATGCAGTTAAGCCCTAAAAGATAACTGGGTTTTATAAAAAATCCGTACTTTTGTGTTCATAGTCTCTATTCGGGTCTAAAGAGGGTTGAAACAGGACTAGTTCTGTAGTAAAATCTTGTGGAGTCTTTCGCTTAAGTCAACTCTTCTTGTTCTTGAGAGAAGCCGTTTCTTGACTTTGAAGATTTCTACGGTTTTTAGGGTTTGAAATGTCTGAACCAAAGAAAAGATCTTCCTTTCAAGCCAAGAAACCCTCCAAAAACCACAAGAGAAAGACTTTCCAGCTAAACCGTCTCCCTGGTCTGTTGTCTGAGGATTTGAAAACTATGAGAAAACTTCGTTTCGTAGTGAGTGATCCTTACGCTGAGATATGTCAATCCAAATCTCACATTGGAAGTTTAGACAAGGAGTGTCTAATATATAAAGAGATGCCCAACTCTAATTAGTATGAGGCCTTTTGGGAAGGAAACCAAAAATAAATCCATGCGGGCTTGCCTAAGGCCTAAAGTGGACAATATCGTACTAATCAGATAATATAGAGTTGGACATGGGCTTAATAAATCCCAACAATTGGTATCAGAACGGTTGACGAGAAATCTGCAAGAAGACCAAAATACCCTTCGAATAGGAACGGGACCCATCGAGTTAGGATTGGGAGGTGTGTGTGGCAGAGATCAAATCAAAAGATCCTGGAAGTTCCTCTGTGGAAAGGGAGCATCTTCAAAGCACCTCAAAGTAACCTTGCGACTAAGGGTGTCGAATGTCGAAGATGCAACAAGGCACCGAGATGATTCGGTAAATGACACAAGGTGTGTGGTCCTTGGCTTGAGGGGGAGAATGAGAGATGTTAATCCAAGTCCCACATTGGAAGTTTAGACAAGGAGTGTCTAATATATAAATAGATGTCTAACTCTAATTAGTACGAGGTCTTTTGGGAAGGAAACCAAAAGCAAATCCATGCGGGCTTGCCTAAAGCCCAAAGTGGACAATATCGTACTAATCGGATAATATAGAGTTGGACATGAGATTTCACAATCCCAACATACGCTACTGACTACTCATCCAGCGAAGAAGATGAAACGTGTCAGACAAGGAAACGTTATGTCTGCGAGATCGACCGTCCTTTCTCTCAAGCCACTGCTCAATCAGAATCCGAGAGCTCGTCTTGTCATAACGGTGGAAGCAAAGCCAAAATCACCCATGTCGTTGGACGATCTAGTGTCAGGAAGCCTGTTGGTGTAAGGCAGAGGAAATGGGGCAAATGGGCTGCCGAGATTATACATCCAATCACCAAAACAAGAACTTGGTTGGGTACTTACGAGACCCTTGAACAAGCAGCTGATGCTTATGCTGCTAAGAAACTCGAGCTTGATGCTTTGTCTGCTGCCACTTCCTCTGTTTTGTCTGAGAATGCCCTGTCAGATGACTCAGCTTCAGGGTCTAACGTTGAAGCTGTGTCAAGCATTGATCTTGATAAGAAGTTGATAGACTTTAACTTGGCAGATCTACCGATTCCAGATATGGGTTGCTTCATTGATGAGTCACTGATCTCAAATGCATGTAAGCTTGATTTTCACTTACCAGAAGAGAGTGACCAGTTCTTAAATGACATGAAATTCATTGGTCTTGAACGTGACGGTCCAAGCAACCTTCCAGACTATGATTTCTCCGACGTGGAGTTCGATCTTGGTCTCGTTGGAAACATTGACAACAGGTTTAATTTCTTCGATCATCTCGCAACAACAACTACAACTCCACTTAATATCGCGTGCCTATAAGTTTTGAAGCTAGGTGTTATTATGAGTTATAGGAGCCAAAGTAAAATGCTATGTTTTTTTTTGTTCGGTTTTTGTCCAAGTTATTACAGTATAGCGGAGGTAGTTAACCTCAGGGGAAGCAAAGAGATAAGTTTTGCGTGTTTGGTGTTGCGAAAAAGTTTTGTTGACATAATAGTTTTGATGTTGTAGAGAAGATGAGAGAGGTGAGATTGAAATTCTAATCGTTATTTATGTGAAACCTAGTTTATTGTTTTGTGATTTCTTCTTCTTCTTCTCCTCTTTAAATTCATTAATAATGTTCCATTTTGATTTGGTTTATCATATGATCAGAAAACTTGAGATTCAGCTATATATTGATATGAGTCTTTTGACATTTAATCCAAAGTCCAAACCATATGGTAACCCCTTGGAGTTCAAGATGTAACCCCTGTGTTAGGGTTTAAGCTTTTTTAATATGTTTTCAGTAGTCTTCTTAGAAAGTCGACACAAAAACAAGTGTGGTCCAAAGTATACGTGAATGTTAATGCAAGATAGAGAGATTAGTGGGGTTTGGTTGATGATCACAGTAGCAAACTAATAATCACAGGTCTAATTGCGTTTGTTCTTAACCCATTTCCAGAAGTTATATGTATAATTATTTCTTGTTTTTGTGAAAGAAAAGTAGAAAATCATTGCGTCTATAACAAGTTTGTCAAAATGTTTCCTTAAAGCTATATATTTTAAGTTTTCAACTAATTCCAGCTTTAGTAAAATTAAATATTGTAACTACTGACTACAGCTACTTTTAGTCATTTTGTGTCAAGCGATCTCTTAAACTCAAAAGGAGCTTATGTCTAATATACTGAATACTGTTATTATTATTTGTTTTCGAAAGATTTTAATGAATTCTTAAGATACTGACAAACAGAAACCTTAAAATTAACTGAATCCAGGGAAAGAAGACATCTACCTTAGAGCAACTCCATCAATGGTATGTGCATGGAATTCTCGAAAGGTGATTAGTTGCCATAACATTGATAAGGGTGCTCTTACATATGTCATTTGAGTCAATGTATAATTGGGTGTCTAGTTTCAGTTGTCATTATCATTATCATTCGGTAGAAAAATATTCAAAGCGTGGAAGTTAGTAATTTGGAACTAAATGAATAAAAGTAAAAGTTTAGTAGTACTATTTGCTTTCTTCAAGCAATCAGCTATGCAATTAATTCTAAATTAGATCATTTATTAATATGTAACATTTTGGAACACGTTGTCTTTGTAAGTAGAAAAATTGACACACTACTACTCTTATTCCACACCAGAAAAAAAAAACAATCCGATATAATGTTAAAAATTCAAATAGGTTTTCATATGATAGACAGAAGTATAGAGCCCAACGAGTAATACCGAAGGCTTTAATCACAGACTAAATTTCTTCATGGGTTAGTGAGTTATGAATAACCGAAAGCTGCCAGAATCCGGATGACTATTATGCGAAAATAGTATGGAATTACAAAAGGCTTCCCGGTTTACAGGTTAAGGAAACGTGTGTATATTTTACTTTATTACAAAAGACCAAGCCCATTATCCATTACATTTTCAAATGTAGAGTGGGAGACAAGAAAAATAATTGTTAGGGAGAACAACATTAAACCAACAAAGGCGACTTTGTTGATTCTCCGATTTTCCTTTTCTTTCTTTGAAGAAATGAGACACATTGCATGGAGTCAGTGCGAAATGGGTTTGGAGAAGAAATCCGCATTGTTGGTTCTGCTTTACATCTGTAGATCAGTAGATAGTTATTTTCTTAGTTTTCACGTTACCTTTATTATCTTAAGATATGTGTATTCGTCAACTAGGCCCTGGGCTTTTTCATATAAAGGCCCGTAAAATGTTTCTTCTTCAGAATAGCCCCATTTTGAATCTGTAACACATCAATTTAATTAACAATTAAGGTTTGGGTATTGTGTATATTGGACAATTGGTAGTCCAATATGATTAGTGTCACTTGTGTGTATTTGCAAGATTTTCATGTGATTGAGACTATGCTAATTGTGGAAGCACCTTAGCCTATTGGTTAAGGTTTAAAGGCTTCTACACCCAGGTCTGGGGTTCAAATCCCAGACTATGCAATTTCTTGCAGATTATAGGATACAAAGCTTTCGGAGGTTCCAGAGTACTGTAAGCAGAGCCGTTCGTTGTGGTCGCCTGTTGTGGTGAGAGCCTGTCCATCGAGGATGTCGTACATGCAGAACCGTCTGTGGTTTCAAGTGTTTCGGGGAGAGCTTCATCGTGGAATCATTATTCGTGGAGCTATTCATCATTATCGCATATGTTGCAGGTAGTTGATCATCATATCTAATAGATTTAGAGATTATATGATGATGTAATGTGTTACCCAGCGTTAAAAAAAAAAGAGACTATGCTAATCGTCGTATTAAATTTAAACAAAATAAGAATTTGATTAGCAGAAACTTATATGATGTTACTTTGCTCTAGGTTGTATAATGTATTTCGCGGAATGCAGACATCTTATTTTTGTAATGCAGGCCAGTGTGACTTTATATCACCTCATATTCTCTTTAGTGTCTTACTTTACAAACAACAGAAATAATGTCATACTTTATAATGCAATCCTTTTACATTATGCAAGGAATTAGTGACATAAAGTCAAGTTTCAAAATAAACATATAATGTCAGTTGATATAAAAATAATGAAATTTATATATACTAGAAAGGAGAGAGTAATTAGTTTGTCAACTATTATTACTTTTATAAAGGGAGACAAAAAAAAATGTATTACGAACAAAATAATGAATCAAATTCCATAAAAATGAATTTATCTTTTTTAAATTAATTTATCAACGAAAAAAAATGAATTTATCTATATTTTAGAAAAACGTAACACAAAAAGAACAAAATATCGGGTTTACATTTTCCTTCACGTTTTAGCTAAGACATACACATGAATTTTCGAGATTTCGACCGACATTATAGTACGTACAATTGCAATTTGCAAATGTGAAATAGCAAGTACTCATAAATTAATACGATGATAATTAAGAAATGAGCATTTTTAATTTTAAGATTTTTATTACATGTACTAAATTAGTGAAAAAAAAAAATAGTCAAAGAGATTCTAAAAGCCAAATAGAAAGGGACAAACATGCAAAGCCCCTTCGCCGCATATTACGTGGAGCTTCTTCACACATTGGCTTCTCTGTCTCTCATAAAACACCCAAATTCGAGACCTCTTTTTCCTACATTTTATTCTGACTTAAAAAAAAAATATACGACTTATGAAGTTATAATATATAATTGCTTGACTTCGTATTGACTAGACAACAATCAAGTGGCAATAAAATGGAAGAATTTCGAAAACTTCAAGTCTTACACAAGAAAATGAATACATAGAACTTGTTTACTCGCTCTTTTTAAGAAAACAGTACTAAGATCAATTCTTATTTCAATGATACAGCCCATAGTATTAGCATTTCTCACATAGTATTAGCATTTCTAGCTAAAAATTACAATTTTCCAATAAAATATATTAAATATTTATTAAATAAACAGAAAAGTTACAGTATCATTTGCATTTTCAACTTAACTACAAATTTCTTTTTCTTTTTCTAAAACCTTAACTACAAATACGACTGTGTAAAAAAAATTCTTTCACATGATGACTATATAAAAATTTAGAATGAAGTACATAAGCTCAAAAGATTTAAGTCCATAAAACGAAAAGATATAATTAAGCCATTGTGATGTATACTATAGCAGTTCAATTTTTATTGTAGGTTCATATATTGTCCGTCGTCGGCGTAATTTTACATTTTTTTTTTCTTCTTCTAACTCCCAATGGGAGATACCATTTCTGAATTTAAAGTTTTACAAGGTGATTGTTTCCAAAAGAAAGTACAACATTACTCATGCGGAAAAATGAACCTCAACAAAATGAAATAGATGCTCTGGTCTAACCCTGTATTTTTTCAAACCAGAGAGATAAGTAGTCGTCGTTGAATGTCTCCGGTTTCTTTGAGCAGCAGAAGGGAGAGCTCTTTGCTCCATATCGAGAGAATATAGTTTTGCTCTAAGGAGAAGGTAGATATCTTTCACAACAGAGTGAGCGGGCTTTGAAGTCTGGTTGTGGAGTTGTGAATGACGTAATTTTACATTTTGTTGTGGGATGGATGCTAAATTAGGAATGTTTATCACTTTATCTACGGTCTACATGAATATTACATATGTATAAAATATTTCTTGCATGAACATGATCACTCGTGGATTTCGCTTAACTAGACCGTACTATTTTTAAAATATGTTCCGTAAGTTTTTAGCAGGTCACGTGGATTTCAGTTTTACCTTTTTCCATGAAGCTTTAAGTTTGAACATTGCAATATATTACTAGTTGTTTTTTTTATTTAATGAGAACTGGTACAAATGTAATAAATATATTGCAAAAGAATAATTCCAAACGCTACCGTCCAGACTATTTTTTTAAAAAAGTTTTTCTATCATTTTGTGACTGTAAAACAAAATATCAGATCTCTCGTGTTGTTAACTTTGCATCTTGTCCGTGAATCCGAATGGTAAAACCTTTTTCTTTTCACCTTAAAATACGTACCTATAGGTATTTTGAAAAGAAAATCATATGTTGCTAGTCCAAGGGGCTTGTATCAGTTTTATTTCTTTCTGCAATTTTAAATATGAAAGCCTTTTTACAAAAAAAAATATCATACAACTAAATGCAACCATACTGTCCAGATTTAAACAAAAAAAATGGAGAAAGCCAAACTGTCTAGACTCAAGATGACTTTATTTTTGGTTTAAACTTTAAACAAATTAGACTCTGGATTGGCCTGTCGTAAAGGCAATAGCCGTCAACACCAGAATTCCTGCCAAGAGGTCAACTGATCTAACGGCTGTTAAAACATCTCACCATGCACAGTACTGCATTTTGCTTCCCAAACTTTCTTGCCGCGGTTTATTGTAAAATGTTGTTATAGATAAGAGCAAAACTAAAATTGTAATATGAAGATTTTTCCCGGGGGCATGCAATCGAAACTATTTAAATTAAGAGTATGATCTGTTGATCACTGAATACTAATATATATATATATATATAT
This genomic interval from Brassica oleracea var. oleracea cultivar TO1000 chromosome C2, BOL, whole genome shotgun sequence contains the following:
- the LOC106326153 gene encoding ethylene-responsive transcription factor ERF119-like, which encodes MSEPKKRSSFQAKKPSKNHKRKTFQLNRLPGLLSEDLKTMRKLRFVVSDPYATDYSSSEEDETCQTRKRYVCEIDRPFSQATAQSESESSSCHNGGSKAKITHVVGRSSVRKPVGVRQRKWGKWAAEIIHPITKTRTWLGTYETLEQAADAYAAKKLELDALSAATSSVLSENALSDDSASGSNVEAVSSIDLDKKLIDFNLADLPIPDMGCFIDESLISNACKLDFHLPEESDQFLNDMKFIGLERDGPSNLPDYDFSDVEFDLGLVGNIDNRFNFFDHLATTTTTPLNIACL